One Streptomyces sp. RPA4-2 genomic window carries:
- a CDS encoding glutaredoxin domain-containing protein: protein MTEESDGVVMYWRPGCVFCMNLRLSLLFTRLRYTKRNIWQDKDAAAFVRSVADGNETVPTVTVAGHAMVNPSKRQLLDAVREYAPHLLSS from the coding sequence ATGACCGAGGAAAGCGACGGCGTCGTGATGTACTGGCGGCCCGGCTGCGTGTTCTGCATGAACCTGCGGCTGAGCCTGCTCTTCACGCGCCTGCGTTACACCAAACGGAACATCTGGCAGGACAAGGACGCAGCGGCGTTCGTCCGCTCCGTCGCGGACGGAAACGAGACGGTGCCCACCGTCACCGTCGCCGGGCACGCCATGGTCAACCCGTCGAAGCGACAACTGCTGGATGCGGTCCGCGAGTACGCGCCGCACCTACTCTCGTCCTGA